The following proteins are encoded in a genomic region of Phragmites australis chromosome 9, lpPhrAust1.1, whole genome shotgun sequence:
- the LOC133928536 gene encoding uncharacterized protein LOC133928536 — protein MQWAGLRAPAPAPAPTAAWAGRKPRTARWPLGRLSAVRRAVVASAAASDANSSSNPPGRDEEREEAARREKEEKAAASLLMRSQKYAMLKQQLAVAAQFEDYKEAARLRDSLRSFEEEEPVLRLRRLMKKAIEEERFEDAAKYRDELKILAPHCLLKCSSDATTLGIRVQVRSVYIENRSQPLKGQFFFAYRIRITNNSQRPVQLLRRHWIVTDGNGRTENIWGVGVVGEQPVIFPRTGFEYSSACPLSTPNGRMEGDFEMKHIDKAGSSTFNVAIAPFSLSILGDDNDVLL, from the exons ATGCAGTGGGCGGGCCTGAGGGCGCCggcgcctgcgccggcgccgacgGCGGCGTGGGCGGGGCGGAAGCCAAGAACCGCGAGGTGGCCGCTTGGTAGGCTCTCTGCTGTGCGTCGGGCGGTggtggcgtcggcggcggcgtcggatGCGAACTCGAGCTCGAATCCGCCGGGGAGAgacgaggagagggaggaggccgcgcggagggagaaggaggagaaggcggcggcgtCGCTCCTGATGAGGAGCCAGAAATACGCCATGCTCAAGCAGCAGCTCGCCGTGGCCGCCCAATTCGAG GATTACAAGGAAGCCGCGAGGCTGAGGGACTCCCTGAGGTCGTTTGAGGAAGAGGAGCCCGTGCTGCGCCTCCGCCGGTTGATGAAGAAGGCGATCGAGGAGGAGAGGTTTGAG GATGCTGCTAAATACAGAGATGAATTGAAGATTTTGGCTCCACACTGCCTCCTCAAATGTTCTAGTGACGCCACCACTCTg GGGATAAGAGTTCAAGTTAGGAGTGTCTACATTGAAAACCGGAGCCAGCCTTTGAAGGGGCAATTCTTTTTTGCTTATAGAATCAGAATCACAAATAATTCCCAGCGTCCTGTTCAACTTCTCAGAAGACACTGGATTGTCACTGATGGAAATGGAAGGACAGAGAATATTTG GGGAGTTGGTGTAGTGGGAGAGCAACCTGTCATATTCCCAAGGACTGGTTTCGAGTACTCGTCTGCATGCCCGTTAAGCACTCCAAATGGGAGAATG GAAGGTGATTTTGAGATGAAGCACATCGACAAAGCTGGATCGTCGACGTTCAATGTCGCTATAGCACCATTCTCTCTGTCGATTCTTGGGGATGACAATGATGTTCTCCTCTGA